Proteins from a genomic interval of Quercus robur chromosome 9, dhQueRobu3.1, whole genome shotgun sequence:
- the LOC126698308 gene encoding uncharacterized protein LOC126698308 has product MAYIERGVVKSKRSIWKLRTIIDFFWAIVNYIGVFFTTMLSMEKSDAYRKGSGGGKKWDGGGPGGPGGGPSGSGPRGPPRGLDNVRGLDSVRGDHSSLPACGSCCG; this is encoded by the exons ATGGCTTACATCGAACGAG GTGTTGTGAAATCCAAGCGATCAATCTGGAAGCTCAGGACAATCATTGACTTCTTCTGGGCCATTGTTAACTACATAGGCGTGTTTTTTACGACTATGTTATCG ATGGAGAAGTCAGATGCTTACAGGAAAGGCTCTGGTGGTGGCAAGAAATGGGATGGTGGTGGGCCAGGGGGGCCAGGAGGTGGACCATCTGGTAGTGGTCCACGGGGGCCGCCCCGTGGATTAGACAATGTTCGTGGACTTGACAGTGTTCGAGGGGACCACA GTTCCTTACCCGCATGTGGTTCTTGCTGTGGTTAA